Proteins encoded by one window of Streptomyces clavuligerus:
- the pdxT gene encoding pyridoxal 5'-phosphate synthase glutaminase subunit PdxT, translating into MIGVLALQGDVREHLTALAAAGAAAGPVRRPEELAGVDGLVIPGGESTTMSKLAHLFGMMEPLRERVRAGMPVYGTCAGLIMLADKILDPRSDQETIGGIDMIVRRNAFGRQNESFEAAVELTGVDGGPVEGVFIRAPWVESTGADVRILAQHGGHVVAVRQGNALATSFHPELTGDHRVHRLFTEMVRDAG; encoded by the coding sequence ATGATCGGCGTCCTGGCCCTCCAGGGCGACGTACGGGAGCATCTGACGGCCCTGGCCGCGGCGGGCGCCGCGGCCGGGCCGGTCCGGCGGCCCGAGGAACTGGCCGGGGTCGACGGCCTGGTGATCCCCGGCGGGGAGTCCACCACGATGTCCAAGCTGGCCCATCTCTTCGGGATGATGGAGCCGCTGCGCGAGCGGGTCCGCGCCGGGATGCCCGTCTACGGCACCTGCGCCGGTCTGATCATGCTCGCCGACAAGATCCTCGACCCCCGCTCGGACCAGGAGACCATCGGCGGCATCGACATGATCGTCCGCCGTAACGCCTTCGGGCGGCAGAACGAGTCCTTCGAGGCGGCCGTCGAGCTGACGGGCGTCGACGGCGGCCCCGTCGAGGGCGTCTTCATCCGCGCCCCGTGGGTGGAGTCCACCGGCGCCGACGTGCGGATCCTGGCCCAGCACGGCGGCCATGTCGTCGCCGTGCGGCAGGGAAACGCGCTCGCGACCTCGTTCCACCCCGAGCTGACCGGCGATCACCGGGTGCACCGGCTCTTCACCGAGATGGTGCGCGACGCGGGGTGA